In Nicotiana tabacum cultivar K326 chromosome 11, ASM71507v2, whole genome shotgun sequence, a single window of DNA contains:
- the LOC107803945 gene encoding uncharacterized protein LOC107803945, protein MDFISESVALVFDNSLLWNFRYSMFVEMLAIGMGDRAGAFADQVFDGNFQKNNHECIFLFANKESILISLSYHDCRISTETEGLSRNAAFLQSILNLQYGHQFSMYHCRCLDTGQTPSLVTLSGAVQSWLKCLDNEPATVGVFVAALASAVEATQSNLMDQMLDEMPPYCSKLFDLGPSAATVILAAMGIPETT, encoded by the exons ATGGACTTTATATCTGAAAGTGTAGCACTGGTGTTTGATAATAGTCTTCTATGGAATTTTCGCTATAGTATGTTTGTTGAGATGTTGGCAATTGGGATGGGAGATCGAGCAGGGGCTTTTGCAGACCAAGTGTTTGatggaaattttcaaaaaaacaaCCATGAGTGTATTTTCCTGTTTGCAAACAAGGAGTCGATTTTAATTTCTCTTAGTTACCACGATTGTCGAATATCTACTGAGACAGAGGGATTGAGTAGAAATGCAGCTTTCCTTCAAAGCATCTTAAACCTTCAATATGGACATCAATTTTCCATGTACCATTGTCGTTGTCTTGATACTGGACAAACACCATCTCTAGTGACACTGTCTGGAGCTGTTCAAAGTTGGCTCAAATGTCTTGATAATGAACCAGCAACTGTAGGGGTCTTTGTTGCTGCACTTGCATCAGCTGTAGAAGCTACACAGTCAAACCTTATGGACCAGATGCTTGACGAAATGCCTCCTTACTGCTCTAAGTTGTTCGATCTTGGGCCATCAGCTGCAACTGTCATTCTCGCGGCAATG GGGATTCCTGAAACAACATAA